A region from the Palaemon carinicauda isolate YSFRI2023 chromosome 16, ASM3689809v2, whole genome shotgun sequence genome encodes:
- the LOC137655145 gene encoding uncharacterized protein, with amino-acid sequence MPDEKPWCFKCWGIGHISRYCAAPEKCVFCAAEHDSRTCPHRPPVPPTVVDSSSASTSTPLLLPTPDSSHWKCPRCNEPGVNVWHGCTRRSGSASNQLIAQQLPVPSIKPTVTASSQVTTLRNAVDVLKSRCDSLTSRFEAIESRLESMDTRIDSLVTSFDNLTSKFATNDNTLQSLVEAQQVVITSVTTLTEKLDSLATHLESVTNPHTGPLPRDTPPMHTRVTTASSSSRRSSKGHVR; translated from the coding sequence ATGCCAGACGAAAAGCCATGGTGTTTCAAATGCTGgggtatcggtcacatctcacgatactgtgctgcccctgaaaagtgtgtattttgtgctgctgagcatgacagtcggACCTGCCCTCATCGGCCCCCTGTACCACCCACAGTGGTTGACAGTTCTTCAGCATCAACATCAACCCCATTACTTCTACCTACACCGGACTCCTCGCATTGGAAATGCCCGAGATGTAATGAGCCTGGAGTCAATGTGTGGCATGGCTGTACCAGGCGTTCAGGCTCTGCATCGAACCAGCTTATTGCACAACAGCTTCCAGTGCCATCAATCAAACCCACTGTTACTGCCTCCTCACAAGTGACTACACTTCgtaatgctgtagatgtcctcaagtctcgatgtgactcccttacatcacgttttgaagccattgaatctcgtttagagagcatgGATACTCGCATTGACAGTCTCGTAACCTCCTTTGACAatctaacttctaaatttgctactaATGATAACACACTACAATCTCTTGTTGAAGCTCAGCAGGTTGTTATCACATCAGTTACTACACTAACTGAGAAACTTGACTCACTTGCTACACATCTTGAGAGTGTTACTAATCCCCATACAGGACCTTTGCCACGGGATACACCACCAATGCATACCCGTGTCACCACTGCCTCTTCATCTAGTCGCCGTTCTTCCAAGGGACATGTTCGATaa